CCCAGCCGGGGGGCATGCGGACGTCGACGAAGGCGACGGCAAACGGGCGTCCGCCGGCGAGCGCGCGCGTGACGACGGCGAGGGCTTCCTCGCCCTGGAAGGCGGACTCGAGTTCGAAGCTGGGGAGGCGGGCTAGGGTGGGTTTCGCCGTGCGGAAAATGGAGGAGGCAGCCGCGGCGAGGGGATCGCCGGGCGCGGAGGGTTGCGCCAGGATCTTTCGGAAATCCTCATGAATCGCGCGAGTGTCGTCGACGACGAGGATGCGGTGGTTTCGTCCGATGATCTCCTTGCTCATGTTGGTTGGTCCTGGGGCTCGTAGGGGAGAACGAGGGTAAACCGGGCGCCCTGCCCGGGTCCATCACTGTGTACTTCGATGGCGCCGCCGAGTTCTTTGGCGGCGATGGCGCCGCTGTGCAGGCCGAAGCCATGACCGCCCTGGCGCGTGGTGAAGCCGTGGCTGAAGATTCGGGTGCGGTTCTCCGGCAGGATGCCGACGCCGTTGTCGGTGACGGCGATCCGGATGGTTTGCGGCGTGGTGGCAACGTCGATGGTGACGTGGCGGTCGGGCCGGCCGGACTCGGTGCACGCGTACTTCGCGTTGCGGATGATGTTTACGAGAATCTGCAGGACCTTGTGTTTGTCGACGCTGACGCGGGGCCGGGCGGTGAAGTTACGGTGGAGGTGGATGGCGTGGCGCTGCAGGCCCCCCGCGTTCATCTGGACGGCGTCTTCGACCAGGTCGATGACGCTGACGTTCTCGATGACGCCGGAGACGCGCGCGTAGTTCTGCTGCATCGCGACGATCTCCTTGATGTGGTCGACGTTCTTCCGCAGCGACTCGAGCTCCCGGGTGACGCCGCTGCAAACCTCGGCGAGGTGGGAGGCGAGCATCTGGACAAACTGGGGAATCTCGCGGCCACGCGGATCGCGGGTGAGAAAGTCGGCGAGATCGTGGGCGTGTTCCTGAAAGAGGGCGCTCAGTTCGGTGACGAGTTCGATGCGGGAGTCGCGAATCTTGTCGTCGAGGACCGTGGCGGAGACGTTGACGCTGTTAAGGACGTTGCCGACGTTGTGCAGGACGCTGGTGGCGACCTCGGCCATGCCGGCGCGGCGGGAGGTTTCGAGGAGCTTCCGGTGGAGCTGCTCCCGCTCGGTCTCGGCGCGTTTCTGGTCGGTGACGTCGCGGCCGCAGGCGAAGAAGATGCCCTCGCCGGGCGCGGCGATGGCGGTCCACGCGAACCAGCGGATGACGCCGTCGGCGCAGCTCATGCGGAGTTCACGATTCAGGATGGGCTCGCCATCGGCGAGCTTGCGCAGGTTCTCCCGGGACGCCTCGACGTCCTCCGGGGCGACGAAGTCGAGATAGTTGAGCCCCTCGAGCCGGGCCGGGTCGTAGCCGAAGATGGCGAACGCGGGATTGGTGCGGCGGAGCGTGCCGTCGAACTCGGCGATGCAGAAAAGGTCGAGCGAAAGGGTGAAGAAGCGGTCGCGTTCTTCCTCGGTGCGTTCGCGTTCGCTGATCTGGATGGAGAGTTCCCGGGTGCGTTCCTGGACGCGGCGTTCGAGTTCGGCCTGGGCCTTCCGGAGGTCGGACTCGCGCGCCTCGATGCGGGCCAACATGTGGTTGAAGCCGTCCGTCAGGCGCCCGAGTTCGTCGTTGCCGAGTTTGGTGACGCGGGTCGAGGTCTGCTGACCGGCGGTGACCTTGGCGATGGCGTCGCTGAGGAGCGAGACCGGCCCGGAGATCATGCGCTGCAGGCGCGAGCCCAGGAGAAAGGAGACGAGCATCGCTCCGGCAAGAATGGCCAGGCCCACCACCAGGTAGCGCCGCCAGCGGGTGCTGACCTCGACGAGGTCGGACTGCACATAGAGCGTGCCAATCACCTCGCCGCCGAGCGTGATGGGATGAAAGAGCCGAAGGGAGGCGTCGTCGAACGTGGCGCCGGCGGTCTTGGGAGCCGGCCAGTCGGGCGTCGCGGTCCGCCGCCGCTGATATTCGGCGAAGACGCGACCACCGGGCGTGAAGACACAGGCCGCCATGATATGCGGTTGCGCGGTGAGCGCCTGGAGAATCTCGCGGGCGGCGAGGGCGTCGTCGAAGGAAAGGGCGGACGCGGTGTTGGTCGCGATCATCTGCGCGGTGATCGAGAGATCATGGACCATCGTCTTCCGGAACGTGAACTGTTCGTAGAAGATCAGGATGCCGCAGGCGAGGAGCACGGCGGCCGCGGTCGTGGCCATGTCGATGAGGGCCAGTTTCCGCCGGATGGGGAGGTCGTGCAGTTGGCGCATGATCAGGGCTCCCGGCGGACGGTGCTCGCGAGTTTGAGCAACTGCGAACTCAGTTTCAGTTCAGCGTGGTTTGCGGCGGCGAGGTTGATCATGAACCGCACGCGGTCCTGTTCCGTGATGAAAGTAATCATGCCGTCGAGGGCGGCAAAGCGTTCGGTCTCACCCACGGTGAGCACGCCGGCCGGGAGTTTCTCCTCCAGCCGGATTTCCGATTCGGCGGCGACGAAGAGGATATGGACGAGGCGGGCTTCCGCGGCCGTGGTGACCGGGACAACGGCGATGGCGCGGCCATTTACCTGGCGGTGGGCGACGATCCGTTCGAGTTCCCGGACCATGCGTTCGCTGCCCATCACGCCGATGGTGATGGGAGTATCGGGCGTCGCGAAGCGGGAGGGCGGCCACTCGACGAAGCGGGTGAAATTGTAGAGGAAGGCGGCCTTGATTTGGTGTTCGTGGGCAACCTCGGCGCCGAAACCCGCGGCCGTGCCAAGCCAGAACAGAACGAGCCAGCGGGTCGTGACGAGCGACCGCCGAACGATTCTGAAAATGGGGAATGCGGGAGGCATGGGCCGACGGAGGCGGGTCAGAAGCGAAGGGTGGCCTTCAACCGGAAGTTCCGGCCTTTTTGCGGGATGGTCCTCTGCGCGTGCTCCTCGGCGCCCACGTAGCCGTAGGCGGTATCGAACAGGTTGTAGATGCTGGCGGAGAGTTCGAGACCGCCGGGCAGGTGGAGCAGCCGGAAGGTAAGATTCGTGAGGAGGAAGTCGTCCGTGGCGGTGCCGGTGTAAGTGCGGACGCTGCCCATGTACTGGAGTTCAAGGCCGGCTGTGAGGCGGTCGTGGAGCAGGGGCTGGGCGAGATTGAGTTTGGCGAGGTGGCGGGGGGAGTTGGACATCTCCCGATCGTTGACGTGGTCGCGGCCGCGTTCGAACGCGTAGCTGGTGCGCAGGTGGGTCCCGTGGGCGGAGCGGCCCTCGAACTCGAGTTCCACCCCGGTGGCGGAGTAAAGCCGCATGTTGTCGAAGTAGAAATCGCCGGCAGGGAGAGGGACCTGGGAAATCAGGTCGTGGACGCTGTAGCGATAGACGGAGACACTGGCGCGGGAGTCGCCGGCGAAATACTGATCGAGCGCCAGTTCGTAGGAATGGATCTTCTCCGGGCGCAGCTCAATGGGTGCAGGCGGCGGGTAATAGAAACGTTCATACGGATTGGGGGCGCGATAAGCGGTGCCATAGAGCGCCTTGATCGTGGTGCCTGCGACAGGATCGTAGATCAGCGCAACGCGCGGGTTGAACGTCCCGCCGAAGCTGTCCGTATAATGATCGTAGCGCAGGCCGGCGTTGAGCAGGACGTCGCGGTGCAGGGCGATCTCGCCCTGGGCGTAGGCGCCGAAGATGCGGCTGTCGCGCTCATCGGCGACGTTGTAGATGCGCGGTTCGACGAGGTCGTAGGAATACTGGTTCTGATGCAGGTTCTGGCGCACCTCGGCGCCGGCGAGGAACGTGTGCTTGCCGGCGAGGGTGGCGGTCGCCTGGCCCTCCAGGCTCAGCCATTCGCCGAGCGTGTCGTCGTGATTGACATAGGTGGGCGACGCGGCGCCCGGTTCGGATGGAAACGGATAGTCGCCCCGGTAGGCATACGAGTCGTACGCGGCGCGGCCTTGCAGATGGAGTTGAGGGGTGACCTCGCGGTCGTAGCGAACGTCGACATAACCGCGGGCGTCGTAAGTTGTCTCGCGAGGATCATTGAAGAGGGTGTCGAACGAGGCCGTGGGTACCTGCTTGTCGCGGGCGGCGTAATAGGCGGTGACGGTGAGGTCGCGGTACTTGATGCTGCCGAAGAGCTTTTTCGCGTCTTCGCTGTCGGCGTTCTGGGCGACACCGTCGTTGCGGGCGCGAGGATTGTCGCTGATCCGCTGGTCGAACTCCGGGTAGTAGATGGCACCGCGACCGTCGCTCTGGTACCGGGTCGCGGAGATGAGCAGTTCCAGCTCGTTCTTGAACAGCTTGCCGTAGCTCACGCGGGCCTTGGTGGCACCGAAGCTGCCGAACTCGGTGGAGATCTCACCCCCGTCGAGTTGCCGGCCGCGGCGGGTGACGATGTTGAGCACGCCGTTGAACGCACTGCTGCCGTAGACCGAGGAACTCGGTCCGCGGATGATCTCGACGCGGTCGATGAGCCCGACGTCCAGGGTGCCCTGGCTGAGTTCGGTCGAGTCAAAGATGTTTTCGTTCATGCGGTGCCCGTCGATGAGGACGAGCTTGCGGCTGTCGTAATCGCCGGGCCGCAGGAAGCCGCGGATGCCGAGGTAAATGTAATTGCTGTCGTTCGAGACGTAGAGCCCGCGCACGCTGGCGAGGACTTCGCCGAGGGTACGGTGGCCGAAGTTGGCGATCTCATCGGCGGTCACGATGGTGACGGACGAGGGGGCGCGGGTGACCTTTTGCTCGAACTTCGAGGCCCCGGACACGGAGGCGATCTTCACGGACATGAGCTGCTCGAGCGAAAGCTCGGCGAGCTCATCGGAACTGGCGGTGGCGAAGGCGGAGGCGCCGCCCAAGGCGAGGGCGGCTGCGGCCAAGGCGAGGCGAGGCAAGCCGGCGTGCCGGGCGGGGACGGCGGGGCAGCGCGACGGTGCGTTTCGTTCGGAAGAGCGAGCGAGGATTGTCATCGGACAAGGCAGGCACGCGGTCCGACGAGGTCGGACGGCAGGCGCACCGCGGCTTTCAGGCTGAGGCGACGGCCCGGTCATGTCGAGGGGGCGGACAACCGTAGTAATACCCGCCGACGTCGCCGAGGCAGGGCGGGGCGGGGGCATAGCGCCGCCCCGGCGAGCTGGCTCAAGGTGAGCCGGGGGGCTGACGCCGCGGTGGTAGTGGAGAAAGGAGCTTGGCGGCGAGCCGAGCTGGAGGACATGGATTCGCCGAGATATCGGCACGCGCTGCCGCAGGATGGCAGGAAAACGGGGGTGATCTGCTCGGACAGTTGGAGAAGACGATGGGGTGCGCGGAGGGAGACTGCCGGGGCGGCAGCGGCAAACCCGGCCTTGCCACCCCGGCGGGGCCGGTGCGGGATGGCGCGGTGAGCTGCGATTGTCGTATGGAGGCAGAGAACGAGGACCAGCGGCGGGTGTTGGTCCGGTTGCTGGCCATCAATGCCGTGATGTTCGTCGTCGAGATGGTGGTGGGGGTATGCGCAGACTCATCGGGCGTCATTGCCGACTCGCTGGACATGCTGGCAGACGCGATGGTCTATGGACTGGGGCTGTACGCGGTGGGGCGCAGCGCGGCATTGAAGCGCCGGGCGGCGCGGTGGAGTGGTCTCTTTCAGGTCGGGCTCGCGGTCTGTATTCTGCTCGATGCCATCCGGCGGGGGTGGTGGGGCAGCGAGCCGACGTCGGTGCTGATGATGGCTGTCTCGCTGGTCGCGCTGGCGGCGAACGCGTACTGCCTGTTCCTCCTTCAGAAACACCGCGACGGAGAGGTGCACATGCGCGCGAGCTGGATATTCTCGCGCAGCGATGTGATCGCGAACGTCGGAGTGATGGTGGCGGGCGCGCTCGTGGCGGGACTCGGGTCGCGTTGGCCCGACCTGGTGGTCGGGGCGGCGATTGCTGGTGTCGTGGTCTACGGCGGGTTGGCCATTTTGGCGGATACCCGACGCGACGCGGAGGCAGGCGAAAAGCGAGGATGCGAAGGTGGAGGTTGCAGTGGACGGGAGTGCGAGAGGCACGAAGCCGAGAGGCGAGATTGAGGCGGGGAGGGTGGCGAAGGCGCGGGGCGACGGCGTGGAGGCGGAACGATTGCTGGTTGGTGAGCAGGAGCCAGTTCCGCCGCGAAAATCGTCGAGTTAGGGTTAAAAGCGGCGGAGCAGGGATTTGGCATTTGATTTCAGTGGGGAAACCTCGTGAACGTACGCGCGCAAACCCTCCGGTCCGTCCGTCAAGTTCCCGAACGTTCATGACTGAGCTGCTCATCATCAAACCCTCGTCGCTCGGCGACATCGTCCAAGGTCTTCAGGTCGCCACCTCGCTGAAGGCGCAAGTCAGCGGGCTGCGAATCTCCTGGGTGGTTCGGGAAATCTTTGAACCGATCGTGCGGGCCTGCGCGGCGATCGACCAGGTGTACGTCTTCGAGCGCAACGCCGGGGCAAAGGGGTTTATCCGCCTGACGAAGGAGCTGCGGAAGACGAAGTTTGACTACGTCTTCGACATGCAAGGCCTGCTGCGGACCGGCCTGATGACCTCGCGGACGATCGCGGAGCATAAAGTGGGGCGGTCGGATGCCCGGGAATGGTCGGGCGTGTTCTATAACGAGAAGGTGCCGCTGCCGCCGGACGGCAAGCGCAGCCATGCGCTCGATATCCTGCTCCAGTTTTGCCCCGTACTGGGCGCGAAGCCGCAGTTGGAGGGCACGCTGAAGTTCCGCGAGATCGACAGCCTGGACCTGAAGTTCGCGCAGGGGCGCGGAGGCGGAAAGCCGATCCTGATGTTTGTCGATAGCCGCCGGGCCGAGAAGTGCTGGGGCGGTTTCAAGCAGCTCACCGAGTTGATCCTGCGCGACGACAAGCAGCGGAAGGTGATCTGGGCCGGCAGCAACTACGTCCACGACCGCGGCGCGTATCCGGCATCGCAGTTTCTGAATCTGACGGGCAACACCAGCCTCGTTTCGCTGCCAGCGTTGATCAAGCGGGCCGAGTGGGTGATCGCGAACGACAGCGGTCCGATGCACCTCGCGGCGGCGCTCGGTGTGCGGGTGCTGGCGATCTTTGGGCCGACGGACCCGCGGCTGTACGGCCCGTATCCGCTGCGTTCGCCGACGAACGTCGTCGTGCAGGCGCCGGTGGGTGACCTGCGAATGCTTTCGGCGAAGGACGTGTACCAGCGGTTTCAGCGCGCCCGCAAACGATTCGCGACGAACTGAGCGGCGCGTCTGTGGGGAGCGCCTGCGCGATGGCGGACGATGCGTGGGCGGTTACCGGCGACGGTGGCGGCGCGCCAAGGAAGGCCGCCACTTGCTACTTGGCACTGATGGAGCGGGGTGCACACTCGCGCGTTTATGCTCGATCCGAAGCTCCTTCGTGAAACTCCTGACGTCGTCCGGGCGGCGATTGCCAAGAAGCACCTGGATGTGGATGTCGACGCCGTGCTGGCGATCGACACGGCGTGGCGCACGCAGCTCCAGGAAGTGGAATCGCTGCGCGCCAGCCAGAAGGCGGCGAATACCGCCATGGCCAAGCTGCCGAAGGGCACGCCGGAGTTTCTCGAGAAGGTGAAGGAAATGAAGGCGGTCTCGGCGCAGGTGAAGGAGCGCGAGGTCCAGCTGAAAGAACTCGAGGAGAAGTTCCGGCAGGCGATGCTGTCGCTGCCGAACCTGCCCCACGCGAGCGTGCCCGAGGGCAAGACGCCGGAGCAGAACGTGGTTTATGCGACGCACGGAGACCAGAATGCTCCACGGCCGCATGCGAAGGCGCATTGGGAAATCCCGGGCTTCGACAAGCTGTTCGATTTTGGGCGCGGCGCGAAGGTGACCGGCGCCGGTTTTCCGTTCTACGTGGGCGATGGCGCCCGCATCGTGCGGGCGCTGCTGCACTTCTTCCTGGATGAGAATGCTAAGGCCGGCTACGTGGAGGTGAACCCGCCGATCTTCGTGAACGCGGCGAGCGCGACGGCGACGGGGCAGCTCCCAGACAAGGAAGGGCAGATGTACGAGACCACGCCCGACCACCTTTACGCGGTGCCCACGGCGGAAGTGCCGCTGACGAATTTCTTCCGCGACGAGATCCTCGAGGAAGAGGCGCTGCCGGTGTACCGGTGCGCGTACACGCCGTGTTTCCGCCGCGAGGCGGGAAGCTACGGCAAGGACGTCCGCGGGCTGAACCGGCTGCACCAGTTCGACAAGGTCGAACTGCTAAAGTGGGTGCACCCGGCGACGAGCTACGAGGAACTCGACAAACTGCGGACCGACGCGGAGCGGATCCTGCAGAAGCTCGACCTCCCGTACCGCGTGCTCCTGATGTGCGGCGGCGACCTGGGCTTTGCCCAGGCGAAGAAATACGACCTGGAGGTTTGGTCGGCCGGCCAAAAACGCTGGCTCGAGGTTTCCAGTTGCTCGAACTTTGAGACCTTCCAGGCCCGTCGGGCGCAGATCCGCTATCGGGCGAAGGAGACCGGCAAGCCGGAGCTCGTGCACACCCTGAACGGCTCAGGTCTCGCGGTGCCGCGGGTGCTCGCCGCCCTGCTGGAGAATAATCTCCAGGAGGATGGTCGGGTGAAGATTCCGGCGGCGCTCGTGCCGTACTTCGGCAAGGAGTATCTGACGTTTGCCTGACCTCAGGTGCCGTCGCCGCTGGTGATCCCGGCGGCGCGGCGAAGGGTCTCTCGGCGTCCCCACGCCCATGCCACCGCCGCGCCGCCGGACCAACTCGTGGAAAACGATTGCGGCGACGGTCGCGGCGGCAGTCCCGCGCGGCCGGCTGGAGACGTCTGTACTTCGCTGGACGGAGACGCCGGCGGCGCGGGGAAACTGGACGGTGGGCGTGTCGGGGGGCGGTGATTCGGTCCTGCTTCTGCTCCTGCTTTGGGCGCACTGGCCGGAGCGACGAAGCCGCCTGCGGGCGCTGCATTTTGATCACCGGCTGCGGGGCCCGTCATCGCGGGCGGACCGGGGCTTCTGCCGCCGGTTGTGCGCGGCGTTGGGCGTGCCGTTGACCGTCGAGGCGTGGGAGCGGCCGAACGGGTCGCGCGTTCGAAGCCCGAGCGAGGCGGAGGCTAGATCGGCGCGGCTCGCGTTCTTTGCGCGACACTCGCGCGTGCTGTGGCTCGGACACCACCAGGATGACGTCGCGGAGTCGCTGCTGATGCGGCTTGCGCGCGGGAGCGGGGCGGGGGGCTTGTCGGCGCCGCGGCCGGTGCAGCCGATGCCGGCTGGGCGGGTTCACCTGCGGCCGCTGCTCGGTCTGCGGAAGAAGGAGGTGTTGGCCGTGTTGGAGGCGGCGGGGGCGGGATGGCGGGAGGATGAAAGCAATGCGGGCGGAGCCTATTTTCGGAATCGCATCCGGCGGGACGTGCTGCCGCGTTGGGAGAAAGCGGCGCGGCGGGATGCGGTGGCGGGCGCGGCGCGCTCGCGTGAATTGCTGGCGGAAGACGACGCGGCGCTTGAACGCTGGGTTGACGAGTTGGCGGTGTTTGGGCGCAACGGGGACCTGCTGCTGCGGCGTCTCGCCGGCAGGCCGCGGGCAGTGGTCCGTCGCGCGCTTCATCGTTGGCTGGGGCGAGTTTTGCCGGGGGCCGATCTCTCCAGGCAGGCGTTCGATGCCCTGCTGGCGGCGGTCGAGCGGGGCGATCCGACGAGGCAGAGCCTTGGGCGGGAGAGCTTTGGGGTGATCCGCGCCGGTCGATTGATGCTTATGACTGGAAAGCCCTCGGCCAATTTCCAGAGGCGCGTCAATTGACTTATCCCCCCGGAACCATCACGGTAGCCGCTCAGTCAAAAAAACGACCCGCAATGCCTGACCCTGATAACAAGAAGTCTCGTCGCAGCCTGAAGAACCTGCCGCCGGATCGCTTTCAACCCAAGATGCTGATCTTCTGGCTGGTCTTGGTGGCGGCCGTCCTGGCGTTGCTCTACTACACGCCGATGTCGACGAGCGCACCGGAAACGTTGACGGTGCAGGAAGTTGTCGCACGAGCGGAAGCCGGGAATATCAATCGCGACGCGAAGAAGCCGGCGATCATTCGTCCGGATCCGAGCAGTGGACGAGACTGGATGGTCATCACCGGTGAGAGCCGAAAGGACGCCACCAGCCCGTGGCAGCCGTTCCGCGTGGCCGACCGCGTGACTGACACCACTTACGAGCGGCTGACGAAGACGAACGCCTTCCAGCCGCAGCCCACCCAGACGCTGCTCACCTCGATCGCGGCGCAGGTCATCCCGTTCATCATCATCATCGGCCTGCTCTATTTCCTCTTTGTCCGCCAGCTGCGGCAGGCGGGCCGCGGGGCGCTGAGCTTCGGCAAGAGCCGGGCGAAGCTGCTGACGCGAGATCGGGACAAAATCACCTTTGCCGACGTTGCCGGTTGCGATGAGGCGAAGGAAGAAGTCTCCGAAGTCGTCGAGTTTCTCAAGGACCCGAAGAAGTTCACGAAGATGGGCGGTCGGATTCCGAAGGGCATCCTGATGGTTGGCCCTCCGGGTACCGGCAAGACGTTGCTCGCGAAGGCCGTGGCAGGCGAGGCCGACGTGCCGTTCTTCAGCATCTCGGGCTCGGACTTCGTGGAAATGTTTGTCGGCGTCGGCGCGAGCCGCGTCCGCGACATGTTCGAGCAGGGCCGCAAGAGCGCGCCGTGCATCATCTTCATTGATGAAATCGACGCCGTGGGCCGCCAGCGCGGCGCCGGCTTGGGCGGCGGCAACGACGAACGCGAGCAGACGCTGAACTCGCTGCTCGTGGAGATGGACGGCTTCGATACCACCGAAGGCGTCATCATCATCGCGGCGACGAATCGCCCTGACGTGCTCGACAGCGCGCTGCTGCGGCCGGGCCGATTCGACCGCCAGATCTACGTCGATCTCCCTGACTTGGTGGGCCGCGAGCAAATCCTGCGCGTGCACGCCAAGAAGGTGAGCCTCGCGGAGAACGTTGACCTTTCCGTGATCGCCCGCGGCACGCCTGGCCTCTCGGGCGCGGAACTTGCGAACCTCCTGAACGAAGCCGCTCTCCTCGCTGCGCGTCGCAGTAAGAAGAAGGTGGAAATGCAGGACGTGGACGATGCCCGCGAGAAGGTGCAGTTCGGTCGTGAGCGTCGCCGCCTGATGGACGATGAGGAGAAGAAGCTCACCGCGTACCACGAGGCGGGGCATGCGCTGGTTCAGGCCGTGCTCGATGACGGCCACATGCCGGTGCACAAGGTGACAATCATCCCGCGTGGTCGCAGCCTCGGCAGCACCATGTTTATTCCGAAGAAGGACACGCTGACGCACTCCTATCGCCGCATGCTGAATCAGATCGCGATGGGGCTCGGTGGCCGGATTGCGGAAGAACTGGTGCTTGGCGACATCTCGAGCGGAGCGTCGGGCGACATCAAACAGATCACCAAGCTCGCTCGCCTGATGGTTTGTGACTGGGGCATGAGCCCGCTTGGCCCGGTGGCGTATGGGGACCATCATGACACCGTCTTCCTCGGGCGCGAAATTACCCGCAACGAACTCATTTCCGAAGAGACGGCGCGTCACATCGACGAGCAGATTCATCGGATCATCGATGAGCAGTACCAGCGGGCGAAGCAGGTGATCAGCGAACGCCGTTCGGCCCTCGAAAAGATCGCCGAGGCGCTGCTGGAGTTCGAGACCATCGACGGCAAGCATGTGCTGGAGATCCTCCAGTTCGGCGAGATTCGGTCCCCGATCGTCCCGCCGGTTCCGCCGAAGACCGACTCGAAGCCGTCCCGGAAGACGCCGGAAAAGTCATCCGCTCCGGAATCGATCGGACCGGCCACGGCGCCGAATCCGGCCTGAGCGCCCGTACAATCCCCGTTTTCGAGACGCGACCTACCAGGTCGCGTCTCTTTTTTGGTGCGTAATGGCACGGCCCTGGGCGCCCGCGCCTCATGGAAAGTTTCCCGATAGGCTTGTCGGTCAAAGTGATGGTGGAGGATTGCCCGGCTCGAAGATCGCAAAATCTGTCTTGGAATGACCCATCCGGCCCGTAAATCTGCGGCCCTTTAACCCACATGAAGATTTGCTGCATCGGCGCCGGATACGTTGGCGGGCCCACCATGGCCATGATCGCGCTCAAGGCGCCATCGATCGAGGTCCGCGTCGTGGACATGAATGCCGCCCGCATCGCGGCTTGGAACTCGGACACGCTCCCCATCTATGAGCCGGGGCTCGACGAAGTGGTGAAGGAGCGGCGCGGCAAGAATCTGCATTTTTCGACCGACGTGGCGGGCTCCATCAAGGTGGCCGACATCATCTTCGTGGCGGTGAACACGCCGACGAAGACGTACGGCATCGGCGCGGGACGCGCCGCGGACCTGCGCTTCATCGAGTCGGTGGCCCGGACGATCGCGGAGCACGCGAATGGCCCGAAGATCATCGTCGAGAAGTCGACGATCCCGGTGAAGACGGCGGAGACGATCAAGGAG
This genomic window from Opitutus sp. ER46 contains:
- the ftsH gene encoding ATP-dependent zinc metalloprotease FtsH; protein product: MPDPDNKKSRRSLKNLPPDRFQPKMLIFWLVLVAAVLALLYYTPMSTSAPETLTVQEVVARAEAGNINRDAKKPAIIRPDPSSGRDWMVITGESRKDATSPWQPFRVADRVTDTTYERLTKTNAFQPQPTQTLLTSIAAQVIPFIIIIGLLYFLFVRQLRQAGRGALSFGKSRAKLLTRDRDKITFADVAGCDEAKEEVSEVVEFLKDPKKFTKMGGRIPKGILMVGPPGTGKTLLAKAVAGEADVPFFSISGSDFVEMFVGVGASRVRDMFEQGRKSAPCIIFIDEIDAVGRQRGAGLGGGNDEREQTLNSLLVEMDGFDTTEGVIIIAATNRPDVLDSALLRPGRFDRQIYVDLPDLVGREQILRVHAKKVSLAENVDLSVIARGTPGLSGAELANLLNEAALLAARRSKKKVEMQDVDDAREKVQFGRERRRLMDDEEKKLTAYHEAGHALVQAVLDDGHMPVHKVTIIPRGRSLGSTMFIPKKDTLTHSYRRMLNQIAMGLGGRIAEELVLGDISSGASGDIKQITKLARLMVCDWGMSPLGPVAYGDHHDTVFLGREITRNELISEETARHIDEQIHRIIDEQYQRAKQVISERRSALEKIAEALLEFETIDGKHVLEILQFGEIRSPIVPPVPPKTDSKPSRKTPEKSSAPESIGPATAPNPA